A section of the Pseudovibrio sp. M1P-2-3 genome encodes:
- the nth gene encoding endonuclease III, translating into MTDQKIIQPQTKKALNTAGTKAKRKPVRRSRYSKQEIQELFEVFQRYNPEPKGELDHTNEFTLLVAVVLSAQATDVGVNKATKFLFQMADTPEKMLALGLDRIREEIRTIGLYKTKAKNVYLLCQQLIDKHDGKVPQTREELEALPGVGRKTANVVLNIAFGQPTIAVDTHLFRLGNRLGLAPGKTPLEVEEKLAKILPKEFIRDSHHWLILHGRYICKARKPECHRCIIFDQCKSKEKQINL; encoded by the coding sequence ATGACTGACCAAAAGATCATCCAGCCTCAGACTAAAAAAGCTCTAAATACAGCAGGTACGAAGGCAAAGCGTAAGCCCGTGCGCCGCTCCCGTTATTCAAAGCAGGAAATACAGGAGTTATTTGAGGTTTTTCAACGTTATAACCCAGAGCCTAAAGGGGAGTTGGACCACACCAATGAGTTCACTTTGTTGGTCGCGGTTGTTTTATCCGCTCAAGCAACTGATGTTGGTGTTAACAAAGCGACAAAATTTCTCTTCCAAATGGCAGATACTCCCGAGAAAATGCTGGCTCTTGGGCTGGATCGTATCAGGGAAGAAATTCGCACCATTGGCCTTTACAAAACAAAGGCGAAGAATGTGTACCTGTTGTGCCAACAGCTCATCGACAAGCATGATGGTAAAGTGCCTCAAACCCGTGAAGAACTGGAAGCTTTACCGGGCGTGGGAAGAAAAACAGCAAATGTGGTGCTCAATATAGCTTTTGGTCAGCCTACCATTGCCGTAGATACGCATCTCTTCAGGCTGGGAAACCGCCTTGGTCTTGCTCCGGGAAAAACTCCGCTGGAGGTTGAGGAGAAGCTTGCGAAAATTCTACCAAAAGAGTTTATACGCGATTCTCATCACTGGTTGATCCTGCACGGGCGCTATATTTGCAAAGCCCGAAAGCCCGAATGCCATCGCTGCATTATCTTTGACCAATGCAAAAGCAAGGAAAAGCAGATCAATCTCTGA
- a CDS encoding shikimate dehydrogenase, whose product MKIAAVTGHPVKHSRSPLIHNHWLKTYGLEGTYEKRDVPPDEAAYFFKSLKENGLVGVNVTIPNKEKALECAEVVDEAAKAIGAVNTLWLDPDGKLCGSNTDGIGFVSNLDQNAPGWDKNHQKAVVLGAGGASRAIVWALLQRGFTEVHILNRTLEKSQSLRDHFGSRVLVEHWDNRSKILDNCNLLVNTTSLGMEGQNALEINLQNLPTDAVVTDIVYTPLMTDLLVRARERGNTVVDGLGMLLHQAVSGFEKWFGITPTVTDELRQIILKDMGRM is encoded by the coding sequence ATGAAAATTGCGGCAGTTACAGGCCACCCTGTCAAACATTCCCGCTCGCCTTTGATCCATAATCACTGGTTAAAAACCTATGGTCTTGAAGGGACCTATGAAAAACGGGATGTGCCTCCGGATGAAGCTGCATATTTTTTCAAGAGTCTGAAGGAAAACGGTCTGGTTGGGGTGAATGTGACCATTCCGAACAAGGAAAAAGCTCTTGAGTGTGCCGAGGTGGTTGATGAGGCAGCCAAAGCTATCGGCGCTGTGAATACACTCTGGCTTGACCCGGATGGAAAGCTTTGCGGATCGAACACAGATGGTATCGGTTTCGTTTCGAATCTGGATCAAAACGCTCCCGGTTGGGACAAGAACCATCAAAAGGCTGTGGTGCTGGGAGCGGGCGGCGCTTCGCGGGCAATTGTGTGGGCATTGTTGCAGCGAGGATTCACAGAAGTGCATATATTGAACCGGACACTGGAAAAAAGTCAGAGTCTGCGTGACCATTTCGGATCCCGAGTCCTTGTTGAGCATTGGGATAACCGCTCCAAAATTCTGGATAACTGCAACTTATTAGTGAATACAACCTCCTTAGGCATGGAGGGACAGAACGCTCTCGAAATAAATTTACAGAACTTGCCTACCGACGCCGTCGTTACAGATATTGTATATACGCCCTTGATGACAGACTTGCTTGTGCGGGCGCGCGAGCGTGGAAACACTGTGGTTGATGGGCTCGGGATGCTGTTGCATCAAGCTGTTTCCGGTTTTGAGAAATGGTTTGGGATAACGCCCACAGTTACGGATGAACTTCGGCAGATAATTCTAAAGGATATGGGGCGTATGTAA
- a CDS encoding Maf family nucleotide pyrophosphatase — protein sequence MTSLILASASKIRGELLKNAGLTFKTDPAQVDERELEKPLLEANASPEGLAAALARAKALEVSSRNEGSMVIGADQILAFEGNRLTKPENMAAARSQLEKFSGKSHRLYSAVCVVRNGETLWETVTYADLHVRDLSANFLDWYLEAAGNDILSSVGAYQLEAVGLQLFEKIEGDYFTILGLPLLPLLSFLRQNEVVLP from the coding sequence ATGACCAGCCTTATTTTGGCGAGCGCCAGCAAGATTCGCGGAGAACTCTTAAAAAACGCTGGCCTGACCTTCAAAACTGATCCTGCACAGGTTGATGAAAGAGAATTGGAAAAGCCCCTTCTGGAAGCAAATGCTTCGCCTGAAGGACTTGCAGCGGCATTGGCCCGCGCAAAAGCTTTGGAAGTTTCCAGCCGCAATGAAGGCAGTATGGTTATTGGGGCCGACCAAATTCTCGCATTTGAGGGAAACAGGCTGACGAAACCGGAGAATATGGCTGCTGCCCGGTCTCAACTTGAGAAGTTTTCTGGAAAGTCACACCGTCTTTACTCCGCTGTTTGCGTGGTCAGAAATGGTGAAACTCTATGGGAAACAGTGACCTATGCGGACCTGCACGTTCGGGATCTCTCCGCGAACTTTTTGGATTGGTATCTTGAAGCTGCTGGAAACGACATTCTCAGTAGTGTGGGAGCTTATCAGCTGGAAGCGGTGGGTCTTCAACTCTTTGAGAAAATTGAAGGGGATTACTTTACAATTCTTGGATTGCCCCTGCTCCCTCTCCTATCGTTTCTGCGCCAAAACGAGGTTGTTCTTCCATGA
- a CDS encoding pyruvate, water dikinase regulatory protein, translating to MGNDANYFHLHMVSDSTGETLITVVRAASVQYQGTEAIEHIYPLIRSEAQLNCVLSEIEGAPGIVLFTLVEEALESALRNKCGELGVPCVNILRPVYDAFHNYLNIAETWRVGGQHVLNEVYFERMEALNYTMLHDDGQQTADLEDANVVLLGISRTSKTPTCIYLANRGIKAANIPIVPEIKLPRNVFKLRAPLVVCLVATASRIREIRQNRVLGLSESMRNESYVSRKAIAEEIRACKAMANENGWPLIDVTRRSIEETSTEIISLLQKHKPLTGNQS from the coding sequence ATGGGAAACGATGCTAACTACTTCCATTTACACATGGTTTCTGACTCAACTGGTGAGACTTTGATTACTGTTGTCCGTGCGGCAAGCGTTCAATATCAAGGTACAGAAGCGATTGAGCATATCTATCCCCTCATCCGCTCAGAAGCGCAGCTGAATTGCGTGCTCTCGGAAATTGAAGGGGCACCGGGAATTGTGTTGTTTACGCTTGTTGAGGAAGCACTGGAGAGTGCGCTGAGAAACAAATGCGGTGAATTGGGGGTTCCTTGCGTCAACATTCTGCGGCCCGTGTATGATGCGTTTCATAACTACTTGAACATTGCGGAAACTTGGCGTGTTGGGGGGCAACATGTTCTCAATGAAGTATATTTTGAGCGAATGGAAGCGCTTAACTATACGATGCTGCATGATGACGGCCAGCAGACAGCGGATCTGGAAGACGCTAATGTTGTGCTTTTGGGTATAAGCCGGACTTCAAAAACCCCCACTTGTATCTATTTGGCTAATCGGGGCATTAAAGCGGCAAATATTCCTATCGTCCCCGAAATAAAGCTACCGCGCAATGTCTTCAAGCTCCGCGCACCACTTGTGGTCTGCCTTGTAGCAACCGCCAGCCGTATTCGCGAGATTAGGCAAAACAGAGTTCTTGGCCTCTCGGAATCCATGAGAAATGAGAGTTATGTAAGCCGCAAAGCCATTGCCGAGGAAATAAGAGCTTGTAAGGCAATGGCAAATGAGAACGGTTGGCCTCTTATTGATGTTACGAGGCGTTCCATAGAAGAAACCTCAACCGAAATTATTTCTTTGTTGCAAAAGCATAAACCCTTGACTGGGAACCAGTCATAA
- a CDS encoding DUF2244 domain-containing protein → MSPSRRNESEQVSVEFPQNSETDFPVFFRAVLTPYRSLTKTGTRIVLGIFGGVFTAVSIAFYFMGAWLISLFLLAIPILLGFCFRRNNLDAKVYEEVSVSALEVVVKHVALRRKVCEFRCNPYYARLEKTEDTDVEISQIFLFARGRRVEIGCFLNPADRSSFYRSFSLALLQAVQNNRGYPLN, encoded by the coding sequence ATGTCCCCTAGCCGCCGCAATGAATCTGAGCAGGTAAGTGTAGAATTCCCTCAAAATAGTGAGACTGACTTTCCCGTGTTCTTTAGAGCTGTTCTGACGCCCTATCGGTCCCTGACTAAAACGGGAACCAGAATAGTGTTGGGAATTTTTGGAGGAGTTTTTACGGCTGTCTCCATAGCCTTCTATTTTATGGGTGCTTGGCTCATCTCATTGTTTTTATTAGCTATACCAATATTGCTAGGGTTTTGTTTCAGAAGAAACAACCTTGACGCCAAGGTATATGAAGAGGTCTCGGTATCCGCCCTTGAAGTTGTGGTAAAGCATGTCGCACTCAGGCGGAAGGTCTGTGAGTTCCGGTGTAACCCCTATTATGCCCGTCTGGAGAAAACAGAGGATACGGATGTAGAAATATCGCAGATTTTTCTGTTTGCCAGAGGACGGCGGGTGGAAATCGGGTGCTTCTTAAACCCTGCGGATCGCAGTTCTTTTTACCGCTCGTTTTCATTGGCATTACTTCAGGCGGTTCAAAATAACAGGGGCTACCCGTTAAACTAG
- a CDS encoding 2-hydroxyacid dehydrogenase — protein sequence MPKKKPVVVVTRKLPEAVETRMRELFDTRLNDSDVPFSQAELVEAVKTADVLVPTVTDRIDASVLAQAGPDLKIIANFGNGVDNIDVVSANNRGIAVTNTAGVMTEDTADMTMALILAVPRRLVEGIEKLEEGDWAGWAPNWMLGRRIWGKRLGIIGFGRIGQAVARRAKAFGMSIHYHNRIREQVEIEEEVEATYWESLDQMLARMDVVSIHCPHTPATYHLLSARRLKLMKPDAYVVNTARGEIVDENALIRQIEAGELGGAALDVFEREPAINPRLIASKKVVLLPHMGSSTLEGRVDMGEKVIINIKAFMDGHCPPDRVLPSML from the coding sequence ATGCCCAAGAAAAAGCCCGTTGTGGTTGTAACACGCAAGCTGCCTGAAGCAGTTGAAACACGTATGCGTGAGTTATTTGATACGCGATTAAACGACAGCGATGTGCCGTTCAGCCAGGCGGAGCTTGTTGAGGCTGTTAAAACTGCCGATGTTTTGGTTCCCACTGTTACAGACCGAATAGATGCCTCTGTACTCGCTCAAGCTGGCCCGGACCTTAAAATAATCGCCAACTTCGGCAATGGTGTCGATAACATCGATGTGGTCTCGGCAAATAACCGCGGAATAGCTGTTACAAATACCGCTGGTGTTATGACCGAGGACACAGCGGATATGACAATGGCCCTCATTCTTGCTGTTCCACGCAGGCTTGTGGAAGGCATTGAGAAGCTGGAGGAAGGCGACTGGGCTGGCTGGGCTCCCAACTGGATGCTTGGCAGACGCATTTGGGGCAAGAGACTCGGAATTATTGGCTTTGGGCGCATTGGTCAAGCCGTCGCACGCCGCGCAAAAGCCTTTGGCATGTCCATTCACTATCACAACCGCATTCGTGAACAGGTTGAGATTGAAGAAGAAGTGGAAGCAACCTATTGGGAAAGCCTTGATCAAATGCTTGCCCGCATGGATGTTGTCTCCATTCACTGTCCCCACACACCTGCAACTTACCACCTCTTATCAGCCCGCCGCCTGAAGTTGATGAAGCCTGACGCTTATGTGGTGAATACAGCACGTGGTGAAATCGTCGATGAAAACGCTCTCATTCGTCAAATTGAAGCAGGGGAACTTGGTGGGGCCGCTTTGGATGTTTTCGAGCGCGAACCTGCCATTAATCCCCGTTTGATTGCCTCCAAAAAGGTGGTCCTTCTTCCACATATGGGGTCTTCCACACTAGAGGGGCGTGTGGATATGGGCGAGAAAGTTATCATAAACATCAAAGCCTTTATGGATGGACACTGTCCACCGGACCGCGTTCTGCCTTCAATGCTCTAA
- the irrA gene encoding iron response transcriptional regulator IrrA — protein MGIVGEVLGQGVKDKLRHAGLRPTNQRVALANLLFGQGNRHISAEELHEEAMVASVPVSLATVYNTLHQFTEVGLLREVAVEGTKTYFDTNTTDHHHFFFEEENRVVDIPVSGLQLDNIPEPPEGMEISRVEIVVRVRKKLVS, from the coding sequence ATGGGTATCGTCGGCGAGGTCCTAGGTCAGGGTGTAAAAGATAAGCTAAGACATGCTGGTTTAAGGCCAACAAACCAACGTGTTGCGCTCGCTAACCTTCTGTTTGGGCAGGGAAATCGTCATATTTCCGCTGAGGAGCTTCACGAAGAGGCAATGGTTGCGAGTGTACCGGTCTCTCTTGCAACGGTTTATAATACACTGCACCAGTTCACAGAAGTAGGACTTTTGCGGGAAGTGGCTGTTGAAGGCACCAAGACCTATTTCGACACCAATACAACAGACCACCATCACTTCTTTTTTGAAGAAGAAAACCGCGTTGTTGATATACCTGTAAGTGGCCTGCAATTGGATAATATACCAGAACCACCTGAGGGTATGGAGATTTCCCGAGTTGAAATCGTCGTACGGGTCCGCAAAAAACTCGTGAGTTAA
- the fabA gene encoding 3-hydroxyacyl-[acyl-carrier-protein] dehydratase FabA, translating to MHEQRSSYDYEDLLACGRGELFGQGNAQLPVPPMLMFDRITQISEEGGEYGKGHMRSEFEIKPDLWFFECHFIGDPVMPGCLGLDALWQMTGFYLGWLGEPGKGRALSSGEVKFTGMVTPSVKKLEFGVDMKRVMRSRLKLAIADGWVKADGETIFTAKDLRVGLFQEEATSETK from the coding sequence ATGCACGAACAGCGTTCAAGTTATGATTATGAAGATCTCCTAGCCTGCGGTCGCGGCGAACTCTTCGGACAGGGAAACGCCCAGCTTCCAGTCCCCCCCATGCTCATGTTTGACCGTATCACCCAGATTTCCGAAGAAGGTGGTGAGTACGGAAAAGGTCACATGCGTTCCGAATTCGAGATCAAGCCTGACCTTTGGTTCTTCGAATGCCATTTCATTGGTGACCCGGTAATGCCTGGTTGTCTGGGCCTTGACGCTCTATGGCAAATGACAGGCTTCTACCTTGGGTGGCTAGGTGAGCCGGGTAAAGGTCGTGCCCTTTCTTCAGGCGAAGTTAAGTTCACAGGAATGGTTACTCCCTCCGTCAAAAAGCTGGAGTTTGGTGTAGACATGAAACGCGTTATGCGTTCGCGCCTGAAACTTGCAATTGCTGATGGCTGGGTAAAAGCAGACGGAGAAACAATCTTCACTGCAAAAGATCTACGTGTTGGGCTTTTCCAAGAAGAAGCCACATCCGAAACAAAATAA
- the fabB gene encoding beta-ketoacyl-ACP synthase I, translating to MRRVVVTGMGIVSSLGNDVEEVQASLREGKSGIVRADKYAELGFRCQVHGQPTLDPFEKLDRRTTRFMGEGSAWAYIAMEQAIVDAGLSEELVSNDRTGLIVGSGGPSTQAIVEAADITREKGPRRIGPTAVPKAMSSTNSATLATPFKIHGVNYSISAACATTNICIGNAAELIQWGKQDIVFAGGGEDLHWSLSNLFDAMGAMSSKYNDTPETASRPYDKNRDGFVIAGGGGILVLEELEHAKARGATIYGEVVGYGATSDGHDMVAPSGEGAARCMKLALETVDCEVDYINPHATSTPVGDVKEIQAIREVFGDKVPKISATKSLSGHSLGAAGVHEAIYSLLMMQGDFIASSAHIEEIDPEFSDLPIVRERIDNAGLNCVLSNGFGFGGTNATVVFKRYTD from the coding sequence ATGAGGCGTGTGGTCGTTACCGGTATGGGTATTGTTTCCTCACTAGGAAACGATGTTGAAGAAGTTCAGGCAAGCCTGCGTGAAGGTAAATCGGGAATTGTGCGCGCTGATAAGTACGCAGAGCTCGGATTCCGCTGTCAGGTCCACGGACAACCCACTCTTGACCCTTTTGAAAAGCTCGATCGTCGTACGACACGCTTTATGGGCGAAGGGTCCGCTTGGGCCTATATTGCCATGGAGCAAGCCATTGTTGATGCTGGACTTTCCGAGGAGCTCGTTTCCAACGATCGCACAGGTCTCATCGTGGGATCAGGTGGCCCCTCTACCCAAGCAATCGTAGAAGCTGCCGACATCACCCGTGAAAAAGGTCCACGCCGCATTGGCCCAACAGCCGTTCCAAAGGCTATGAGCTCAACCAACTCGGCGACCCTTGCAACTCCCTTTAAAATTCATGGAGTAAATTACTCCATTTCAGCTGCTTGTGCGACAACGAATATCTGTATCGGAAACGCAGCCGAGCTGATCCAGTGGGGCAAACAGGACATTGTCTTTGCCGGTGGCGGAGAAGATCTGCACTGGTCACTATCCAACCTGTTTGATGCCATGGGCGCCATGTCCAGCAAGTATAACGATACTCCTGAGACAGCATCGCGTCCCTACGATAAAAACCGAGATGGCTTTGTAATTGCAGGCGGTGGCGGCATTCTGGTTCTTGAAGAGTTGGAGCATGCCAAAGCACGCGGAGCAACCATTTATGGTGAGGTTGTCGGCTATGGAGCCACATCAGACGGCCATGACATGGTTGCACCAAGCGGTGAGGGTGCTGCACGCTGTATGAAGTTGGCGCTTGAAACTGTGGACTGTGAAGTGGACTACATCAACCCACATGCCACATCCACTCCAGTTGGCGACGTGAAAGAAATCCAAGCGATTCGCGAAGTCTTTGGAGATAAAGTCCCTAAAATTTCTGCAACAAAATCCCTTTCCGGTCACTCTCTAGGGGCTGCTGGTGTTCATGAGGCAATCTACTCTCTTCTCATGATGCAAGGGGACTTCATTGCTTCTTCCGCCCATATTGAGGAAATTGACCCAGAATTCTCCGACTTGCCAATTGTTCGCGAACGGATTGACAATGCTGGTTTAAATTGCGTTCTCTCCAATGGCTTTGGCTTTGGTGGAACCAACGCAACCGTAGTTTTCAAACGTTACACTGATTAA
- the fabI gene encoding enoyl-ACP reductase FabI — protein sequence MSDLMKGKRGLVMGVANDHSIAWSIAKSLADQGAEMAFTYQGEAFGRRVKPLADSIGCDTLIPCDVEDLESVDNVFNILKEKWGSIDFLVHAIAFSDKSELKGLYADTTRENFSRTMLISCFSFTEVAKRAAELMVDGGSMLTLTYGGSTRVMPNYNVMGVAKAALEASVRYLAMDYGERGIRVNAMSAGPVRTLAGAGIADSRQMYNYQQVNSPLADTVSTEQLGGSGLYLLSSLSGGVTGEIHFVDSGYNIVSMPRLSQLKAFDQLR from the coding sequence ATGAGCGATTTGATGAAAGGTAAGCGTGGCCTTGTAATGGGTGTCGCAAACGACCATTCCATTGCTTGGAGCATTGCCAAATCGCTTGCTGATCAGGGTGCGGAAATGGCTTTCACCTATCAAGGGGAAGCCTTTGGCCGCCGTGTAAAACCCCTTGCGGACAGCATTGGTTGCGACACATTGATACCTTGCGACGTGGAAGATCTGGAAAGCGTCGATAATGTCTTCAATATATTAAAGGAAAAATGGGGCTCTATTGATTTCCTTGTCCATGCGATTGCGTTTTCAGACAAGAGTGAACTAAAGGGCCTTTACGCAGACACAACCAGAGAGAACTTCTCTCGTACCATGTTGATATCCTGCTTCTCCTTTACCGAAGTTGCAAAGCGTGCTGCCGAGCTGATGGTTGACGGTGGGTCCATGCTCACACTCACCTATGGTGGGTCTACACGAGTCATGCCTAACTATAATGTTATGGGCGTTGCAAAAGCCGCACTTGAAGCTTCTGTCCGTTATTTGGCGATGGATTATGGTGAGCGGGGGATTCGCGTCAATGCCATGTCAGCGGGTCCAGTACGCACCTTAGCCGGTGCGGGGATTGCTGATTCTCGCCAGATGTACAACTATCAACAGGTTAACTCACCACTGGCAGACACAGTTAGCACCGAGCAATTGGGAGGCTCAGGCCTTTATTTGCTGTCCAGCTTGTCTGGTGGGGTTACCGGAGAAATCCATTTTGTGGATTCGGGCTACAATATTGTTTCAATGCCCCGTCTTTCACAGCTGAAAGCTTTTGATCAGCTGCGCTAA
- a CDS encoding SH3 domain-containing protein, protein MAKNSFLAHRNFLGGLALITFLLTFNGTAFAQAASIGASGLPLPRYVSLKSDRVNVRVGPSREHDVAWTFVRERLPVEIIQEYDEWRRIRDWEGKTGWVFRTLLTGYRSALVSPWEGSSGNTPLRKKPGPNEKVVAELEPYVLIGVLECKDGYCRVSGKDFEGWVDQTRLFGVYPDENVD, encoded by the coding sequence ATGGCAAAAAACAGTTTTCTCGCCCACAGAAATTTTTTAGGCGGACTAGCACTTATCACCTTTCTCTTGACTTTTAACGGCACTGCGTTTGCTCAGGCAGCTTCCATTGGAGCCTCCGGTTTGCCACTCCCAAGATATGTGAGTCTTAAGTCGGATCGTGTGAATGTTCGTGTTGGCCCAAGCCGAGAACATGATGTGGCTTGGACATTCGTTCGTGAACGCTTACCCGTTGAAATTATTCAAGAATACGACGAGTGGAGACGGATTAGAGACTGGGAGGGAAAGACCGGATGGGTCTTTAGAACACTACTTACCGGATATCGTTCGGCCTTAGTTAGCCCATGGGAAGGCTCTAGTGGTAACACGCCCTTACGCAAGAAGCCCGGACCCAATGAAAAGGTGGTTGCTGAATTGGAACCCTATGTTCTTATTGGGGTTTTGGAATGTAAGGACGGGTATTGCCGGGTGTCTGGAAAAGATTTTGAAGGTTGGGTGGATCAAACCCGTCTCTTTGGTGTTTATCCCGACGAAAATGTTGATTAA
- the dnaQ gene encoding DNA polymerase III subunit epsilon, translating to MREISFDTETTGLNPLDGDRLVEIGGVELINFIPTGRIYHVYCNPQRDMPEGAFRVHGLSAEFLSDKPLFADIADEFLAFVGDARLVIHNAPFDMGFINMELGRCGRPPISNDQVLDTLTMARRKHPTGSASLDALCSRYGIDNSKRTKHGALLDAELLAEVYLELNGGKQKNLGLIGEESSTSADHAAAGVSEQPPAKQRPAPLPISLSDDEKRLHLEFISGMKADPIWNKYRD from the coding sequence ATGCGGGAAATTTCCTTCGATACGGAAACAACTGGCCTTAATCCACTAGATGGGGACCGCCTTGTTGAAATCGGAGGGGTGGAATTAATTAATTTCATCCCGACGGGCCGCATCTATCACGTCTATTGTAACCCGCAAAGAGATATGCCCGAGGGCGCATTTAGGGTGCATGGTCTATCTGCTGAATTCCTTTCGGATAAGCCACTGTTTGCCGATATTGCCGATGAGTTTCTCGCATTTGTAGGCGATGCCCGTCTCGTTATTCACAATGCACCGTTTGATATGGGCTTTATCAATATGGAGCTGGGTCGATGTGGGCGCCCGCCCATATCCAATGATCAGGTACTGGATACACTGACCATGGCACGGCGCAAGCATCCGACGGGCTCTGCCTCTCTGGATGCCCTTTGCTCGCGCTACGGGATTGATAACTCCAAACGTACAAAACACGGGGCGCTTCTTGATGCGGAGCTTCTTGCGGAAGTGTACCTTGAGCTCAATGGGGGTAAGCAGAAAAATCTGGGTCTAATTGGTGAAGAGAGCTCCACCAGCGCCGATCATGCAGCAGCAGGTGTAAGTGAGCAACCGCCTGCAAAGCAGCGCCCTGCCCCCTTGCCAATCAGTTTATCCGATGATGAGAAGAGACTGCATCTGGAATTTATCAGCGGTATGAAGGCAGATCCAATCTGGAACAAATACCGAGATTAG
- the hemE gene encoding uroporphyrinogen decarboxylase — translation MQAHERSVMRVLNGEKLERPPIWMMRQAGRYLPEYRAERAKAPNFLDFCYNPDLTTEVTLQPIRRYGFDAAILFSDIFVVPDALGYPVWFEEGRGPVLEPLSSELVAKLDQARTMVHLAPVIETVERLRAQLPNETTLLGFCGAPWTVACYSVAGHTTQDQTAARIGSYQDPELLAAFIDNLVEASITYLIAQLKGGADALQIFDTWAGVLDDTGFKRWCIEPTKKIVEGVKAVYPDAKIIGFPKASAARLESYVRETKVDAIGLDWTVPAEVAQKIQKLVPVQGNLDPMRLVAGGKALDEGIDYTIETLKSGPHIFNLGHGVTPQTSPDHVMQMVKRVKGL, via the coding sequence ATGCAAGCTCATGAACGTAGTGTCATGCGGGTACTAAATGGCGAGAAGCTTGAGCGCCCTCCAATTTGGATGATGCGTCAGGCAGGAAGATATTTACCCGAGTACCGAGCTGAACGCGCAAAGGCTCCAAACTTTCTCGATTTCTGTTACAATCCAGATCTCACCACAGAAGTCACTCTTCAGCCGATCCGCCGTTATGGCTTTGATGCAGCCATTCTCTTTTCTGATATCTTCGTTGTCCCCGATGCACTTGGGTATCCTGTATGGTTTGAAGAGGGCAGAGGGCCTGTATTGGAACCACTCAGCTCTGAGCTCGTTGCAAAACTTGATCAGGCAAGGACAATGGTGCATTTGGCACCTGTTATCGAAACAGTGGAACGCCTGCGTGCACAGTTGCCTAATGAAACCACCCTTCTAGGCTTCTGCGGAGCTCCATGGACGGTTGCCTGCTATTCTGTAGCCGGACACACCACTCAAGATCAAACAGCGGCTAGAATCGGCTCCTATCAAGATCCTGAGCTTCTTGCAGCTTTCATCGACAACCTTGTCGAAGCTTCAATCACTTATTTGATCGCTCAATTGAAAGGCGGAGCCGACGCTCTCCAGATATTTGACACTTGGGCAGGTGTTCTCGATGACACCGGTTTCAAGCGCTGGTGCATTGAACCCACAAAAAAGATCGTAGAGGGCGTTAAAGCGGTCTACCCTGATGCCAAGATCATCGGCTTCCCAAAAGCCTCTGCAGCACGCTTAGAAAGCTATGTTCGGGAAACTAAAGTAGATGCAATTGGTCTGGATTGGACAGTACCCGCTGAAGTTGCCCAGAAAATCCAGAAGCTGGTTCCAGTTCAGGGTAATCTGGACCCAATGAGGCTTGTTGCCGGCGGTAAAGCTCTTGATGAGGGTATTGATTACACAATCGAGACACTGAAGTCCGGGCCACATATCTTTAACTTGGGTCACGGCGTCACACCGCAGACATCTCCGGATCATGTTATGCAGATGGTTAAGCGCGTTAAGGGGCTTTAA
- the coaE gene encoding dephospho-CoA kinase (Dephospho-CoA kinase (CoaE) performs the final step in coenzyme A biosynthesis.) has product MILLGLTGSIGMGKSTTAKMFAAQGAAVYDADAAVHKLYREKAVPLIAKAFDGVVHNGIVDRAALGKIVLSNVSEMKRLEEIVHPLVHEEERLFIERALEQRRRVAVLDIPLLFETKAEKRVQAVVVVTASEAVQRQRVLAREGMNEEKFLSIVSKQMSDAEKRRKAHFLIDTGRGLEAAEASVASILKAVSAIS; this is encoded by the coding sequence ATGATTTTACTCGGGCTTACCGGCTCCATCGGGATGGGGAAATCTACAACTGCGAAGATGTTTGCTGCGCAAGGGGCGGCGGTTTATGATGCGGATGCAGCCGTGCACAAACTCTACCGGGAAAAGGCCGTACCATTAATTGCGAAGGCATTTGACGGGGTCGTACACAACGGTATTGTGGACCGCGCAGCCCTTGGAAAAATCGTCCTTTCGAATGTTTCGGAAATGAAACGATTGGAGGAAATCGTACATCCTTTGGTGCATGAAGAAGAGCGGTTGTTTATAGAAAGAGCACTGGAACAACGGCGCAGGGTTGCTGTTTTGGATATTCCTCTGCTTTTCGAAACAAAAGCTGAAAAGCGTGTACAGGCCGTTGTTGTTGTAACAGCCAGTGAAGCTGTGCAAAGGCAGAGAGTTCTGGCCCGTGAAGGGATGAATGAAGAGAAATTTCTCTCTATTGTGTCCAAACAAATGAGTGATGCAGAAAAACGTAGAAAAGCCCACTTCCTTATTGATACAGGAAGAGGACTTGAAGCGGCTGAGGCATCTGTAGCTTCCATATTGAAAGCTGTATCTGCAATCTCCTAG